A window of Quercus robur chromosome 12, dhQueRobu3.1, whole genome shotgun sequence genomic DNA:
gatttattataaaattattgtaagaATGTTGCGAACGTTAcattagtcttttttttctttctttttctttttaacccaAATtcttgtaattatcaaattagaATGTTAAACATTTTTTTCGAATATTCAAAATATGTTAATTTAGTGTATAATTATTGCTTTAACATATGTCCGTCTTAATGCTTAAGTGGTTAACGTAGAAAAATGGCAAAATTTGGTTGCGGTGgcatcaattttgaaattaaaaaattaaaacttgttGTTGGctcattaggaaaaaaaaaaaatggatatagGATCTTCAACAGTATAAATCAATAGtaattttgagtttgatttgggaatactttttttttttcctaatgaaTCAGTTTAtctttgataaaataataaaactataaaaataataacctcAGGGGATTCAAATGTTGAATAGACGGTAGCTTTTGGAGAAACAGAGCAGCAGAGTGAGGAGACAAATGGAAAGCATTCCTCGTTGAGCGAAACTCAATCGCGTCTGCCTCGTTTCAGTTTCGGACCAAAAACCTTAAAATATACTCGCTTTACTATTAAGGTAAGTCATTATTATTGTCTTCTTCAACTATAATcacactctttttttctttcttttttttacacttCAAATTCCAATCCATGTTCTTCTTTAGAAAAGGTTCACTACGTTTTCCGGGATTATTGTTTGTGTTTGCCAATGAGCTCAGGCTCAAATGAGTCTTCTTTATGACCAACAATACAAAAttcattcctttctttttggtaaaTAGTGGGGGAACCCCAATCGTGAAGGTCTCTGTGGAAACGCAAATACTTGTCACGGTCTTATTTTCCTCAAAGCTGGTCCCAAGAAAGTGGCTTTGTATCATGTAGATGACAGTACTGTCTATGATTAGCTTCAACTTGAATCCATTATTTTGCAACTTGTGATGAGGTGTTCTCATTAGTAGTTCCTCAATAATATGGAGATGGAAAAAGGAATCCATCTGTCAGTTGCAAGTAGCTGCCTTTCTTGAGTAtaagagttttttcttttggtggggtggggtgtttttattttttgggtccGGTGTCCAATTGCGCTCAATTGAGATAATGACACATGTTCACTTTAGGACATGTGTCCCCATTTTAACGGGTCCAGTGCATTACATGCACTAGACCTAAGCCttaccctttcttttttggcttgGGATGGGAGGGGGGTGTTGTTGCATGAGCTGTGATAATGCACTTAAAATTGTACTCTTGCAGGTGCAAGTATGTGTAGCTTGAAAAGGTGCATATGTGatcaattcaatttcaaatatataggGTTATAATGAGCCGAGCTATTTATAAATAAGTGAGGCTCAGTTTGACGACAATCTTATTTTTGTCCGTTCATTTAGTGATCAACCTAAGCTTAGGCTCACTTTTGTGCTTGATTCTTAAACAAGTCAACCTCATACATTATTATATTATTCGTGAACTAGCCTATAAGCATGAAGTTTGTCTATGTATGTATGAACATGCTTATGTAGAATTCATACTGCATTGTCTAAATTTGTAGATAATATCATAAGATATAAAATCTTTTAATTCATTGATAATGTATATAGTTGATTTCATCGTTAAACGTAGGTTAGTTGAAATTTATAAGATCATAAATGAAAATTAGTCTATCTAATTAATTCAAACAATAAAATCATAACTTTAATCTAGTAACTAATAATTAAAACAGATTTCTgaaaggataaaaaagaaaatacagcCTTGATATTTTTATGAAGAAAGAATAATGTGATTAAGAATCTCATGAATAAGTTTGAGCTTGTtttacaaaaaaaggaaaaaaaaaaaaaaatcaagattgaACATGTGCTTGAACTTGGTCATGAGCCTGAGATTGGCACACATACAAAATACGAACATGAACTGTTTATCCTTGGCTTGGCTTGACTCACTTACAGCTCTACTTATACATTTAAAATCTTAAGCTATCCCAAACTATTTATATGGACAAATAGCTTTTTGAGCTTATACATCCATATAACTTTGCACCTATGGCTCCTCCTAGAGCAACTATGTTTCAGTTTCATATATTTTGGTTAGAGATGCTTTCAGCATACTGACTCTACAACATTTGGTTTCCTCTtactttttattgttgttgtgaAGAGTGTTTATTCTCCATGGAGCAATGAAATGGAACAATCAATAATTGCTTTCATGCATTATTAATGAACCTTTAATTCACACATGTACCCctgagcacacacacacatgcacaagTGTTGTTGCTctttattttcaattgatttGTGCATGTATCTCTTGATAAAGTGTAAACCTTTTCAGATTTTGGCTCTACTTTCTTAAGAATCTTTGTAAAGCATTTCTTGTTAATTACTTTTGCAAAGGTATTATGAATTCTAGTCAAAGGTTTGTTACAAGTTGATTTGCTTGTGGGCTCTATGTTGCTTGTTGGCACCCCTTGAATAGGTTATGTCATCCTCAGAACCTGTAAGTGAAGAAACGGAGCCAATGCACGTCAATGCTGCTCCCAGGAAGCCACAGATTCTACTTGCTGCTAGTGGAAGTGTTGCTGGGATAAAGTTTGGAAATCTCTGCCATTGTTTTTCAGAATGGGCAGAGGTAAGAGCAGTTGCCACAACAGCGTCTTTACATTTCATAGATAGGGCATCTCTTCCTAAAGATGTAGTTCTTTATACGGATGATGATGAATGGTCTAGTTGGAAGAAAATTGGTGATAATGTGCTTCACATTGAGCTACGCCGATGGGCTGATATTATGGTCATTGCTCCATTGTCAGCCAACACACTTGGCAAGGTAATACGCTTGAGAAATTTCAGAAAAATTGTCCCTCTTGCTGTTAACTTTTAGAAACTGGAAATGGTATGATATAGGTGAGTGCATGTTACTGGCAACAGCACACACTCATTAAAACTGTTGATTACTGCGACAACTTGGAAATTTAGTGCCTCTAGTCCCCAAATTGGTTCTTGAAAATGATGagttaaaaggaaaagagaatgCATAAAAGTGGTTTCTTAGTTTAAGGACGTATTATTTGTGGGAGCCAATTGTACTAGCAATATGTCTGGTTCATTATGCAACTAGGTCAAGTTATTTGTCTGGTTCATCATTGAAAATTAGTTATTTCATTGATTTGATACACACATGCATTATTTTGTAGATCTCTCACAATactaaataggaaaaaaaaattgtaaaggtATGCATTGAAGATCTGAAATTCATTCTGAATAAGCTTATTAAAAGATATTTCATGCTATATACAAAAGAATACTACTTCATTTCCTTGTTCTTGCTCCCATTCTTTAGGGAATACATTTGTTTGTGACCTTTCCTTGCTGTTTTGGGTGTAAAGGATCCATTTTTTGCATTGTGAACTACCAAGCCACCTTGCTCCTGTTGTGCCTTTTCTTGTAGACTTGCGAAGGTACTATTGTTAAATAATGCTCATTTCAGtctttgcttattttttttggtctaagaACCCTGTGAATGACACAGACAGACTCATGGTTATTGGGAGTAAGTTATTTtccatgttcatctaagcaatGATTGGGACCATGTATTTATGTTGTGAATTTGTTTCGGCTCCTGTTTTTAAGGTTATAAATAGGGGGAACCATACTTGTACGGTGTTGGAGCCATAATTTGTTTTTAGGGGGACCAAACTAAAATGTCATAAATATGGTACAATTTGCTAAAATCTGGGGGTTGGGGGAGGGGGGCATTGGTAAAATTATATGtatacatatgtgtgtgtgtacatatagagagagagagagagagcgagcgacacacacacacacacacaaattataAGAGGGAGGAGGGACTTTTTAGAATCCAGGGGGCCATAGCCCCTCCCTCTGCCAGTGCTTGTATTCGGTTAGTGTATGTTTCATATAAAGGATTagaaatctttaaaaaaaaaaaaggtgaaagcATGGATTTATTGGTTGCATTTAAACAAATGTCAAGGTGGGGATTGTCCTTTTGTTTATAGTTTGGGGGAGTGTCATTTCGTGAAATCTCAAGGTTGGTGTaatttacctttttattttgtgcatCAAACAAACTTATGTCTATGTGTGCATGTTAATTGAAGTGGTAGAGACTGTGAGTCTAAGGTACATCCACTGTCTAGAATGACATCATCTGGCTCCTATGGGCTTTTTCTCTACACCTATTtctgaattttgtttttcaagagTTTTGCAATAATCACATGTTTAATCCCTGCTTATTTCTTAAATATTTGCTGTGATGTAATTGTAGATCGCGGGGGGATTGTGTGACAATTTACTGACATGCATTGTGCGAGCATGGGATTACAGCAAGCCACTTTTTGTTGCACCTGCTATGAACACATTCATGTGGAACAATCCTTTCACAGAACGACATCTCATGCTAATTGATGAGCTTGGTATTTCTCTCATCCCTCCTGTCACAAAGAGGCTGGCTTGTGGGGATTATGGCAATGGTGCAATGGCTGAACCTTCTGTAATATACTCAACAGTAAGGCTTTTCTTAGAGTCAAAGATTCAACAAGGTGGCAGTAATATTCAGTAACTAGTATTGCAAAGCTGGCATTTActgattaaagaaaaaagagaaaggaataaagaaaagaaaagagtttctATTTTTAGGGGTAATGGAAGAGCTGGTTTGCATTTTATGCATAACATGCTAGATTTGTTGTCGTCCTTTAAATCTTGTATAGCAatggaatagaatagaatagatatagaagaaatgaatggaaaggaatgataATGAATTAAATAAGCATGGTTTTTCTATCTGGCATATTTCATGTTTTCAGTTATGCTTGGTTTGTTGTTCTCACAAAAACCAAATACCACACCACCACCTAGCCAAAGTCCAAACAGCAAATCAACTACCACCCCAAATGAACCAACCCGTAACTCAAAATCACCCCTACTAAGCTGGAGTTAATTGCCTTtgatttataaacaaaaaaaacttttgaatgGCAATTCTGCAGTGATCGTGGTTCCCCATCAATATTTGTGAAACTAAAGCTAGTAGATCAGTAGGGGATTTATGGATGTGGTTTGTGAGCTTGAAATAAATCTGTCAGCCAAATCAGTGCAACAAAATCTAATAGACTGAACGGTTCTTTCACAGCTACCAAAATGGTTACAAGACTAAAAATTGAAGTTAACCAGCTCTTCTGTTATTATGCTAATATTCACAACTGAGGGAGCCTCGCAAAGAGGTGACTTAAAAGGTTGGTGAGTGACCAAACTGGTTGGTCGACCAATCCCATCCCCCAACTGTGAGGCCAACCTAACCTATGGGTTGCCTAAGAATTCTCTCCACGGTGAATGATGAAGGATAGCTTGCTAGTAGTAGTTGAAGGAGAGTTGAGTATCAGCTTGGGTCAGGGTTACTAAAGTTGTGCTTATGAAGATAGTAATTTTTAAATGGAATATTGGAGAATTGAACAACCCTCGCAAAAGATCAATGGAAAAGAACATGTTTAGGTaatgaaaatgtgatttttttttttttttttttgtttatgaaaGTCAAAGATTGATCTTATGGAGTATAAGATCAATCTTGTACTATTACAGACTTGGTGTTGTTAGAAGTTGTGCAAATAGCATGAGGAATATTGCTATTGGGATATGGTGTCAGAAAAATGGAGGCTTTAAGTGGACTAGTTCTTTGTCTTGCGTCTTGAATAATGTAGAGGATAAGAGGACAATTTCCAATGGGCATATAGTGAGCGAATGGGCCTAATGAGGATAATCTTAGAGATGGTTTATGGACAAATCCAAAGAAGAGATGTCAAAGTGGCAGGAGCCATGGTGTTTGGCAAGGAATTTTAATGTCATTCGATATCCAAGTGAAGGTTGTGACTCATAAGTTTAATTCATCTATGCATGAGTTTTTAAATGTGATTATAGAGTTTAATTTGGTTGATTTACAATCAGAGAGAGAAGTAGGTACACTGGTCAAATAGTTTAGATACACCATCTATGTCTCGAATACATCGAGTATTGGTCTCGATAGATTG
This region includes:
- the LOC126708910 gene encoding probable phosphopantothenoylcysteine decarboxylase, with product MSSSEPVSEETEPMHVNAAPRKPQILLAASGSVAGIKFGNLCHCFSEWAEVRAVATTASLHFIDRASLPKDVVLYTDDDEWSSWKKIGDNVLHIELRRWADIMVIAPLSANTLGKIAGGLCDNLLTCIVRAWDYSKPLFVAPAMNTFMWNNPFTERHLMLIDELGISLIPPVTKRLACGDYGNGAMAEPSVIYSTVRLFLESKIQQGGSNIQ